A stretch of Buteo buteo chromosome 9, bButBut1.hap1.1, whole genome shotgun sequence DNA encodes these proteins:
- the C1D gene encoding nuclear nucleic acid-binding protein C1D: MEMSEDDINMEEYPTEIHDYLAAFEKSLGSVDEMLKTMMSVSRSELLQKLEPLEQAKLDLVSVYTLNSMFWVYLATQGINPKEHPVKQELERIRTYMNKVKEIADKKKASKLDKGAASRFVRNALWEPNAENERASKTPAKGKKRKMD, translated from the exons ATGGAAATGTCGGAAGATGATATTAACATGGAAGAATACCCCACTGAAATTCATGATTATCTTGCAGCATTTGAAAAATCTCTTGGTTCTGTAGATGAGATGCTGAAGACAATGATGTCAGTTTCCAGGAGTGAGCTTCTCCAAAAG ttAGAGCCTCTTGAGCAAGCAAAGCTGGATTTGGTTTCGGTGTACACGTTAAATTCAATGTTCTGGG tatACTTGGCTACTCAGGGAATCAATCCAAAGGAACATCCAGTGAAACAAGAACTG GAGAGAATAAGAACATACATGAACAAGGTCAAAGAAATAGCAGACAAGAAAAAGGCATCCAAACTTGATAAAGGAGCTGCTTCTAGATTTGTAAGAAATGCACTCTGGGAACCAAATGCTGAAAATGAACGTGCTTCCAAAACTCcagctaaaggaaaaaagagaaagatggacTAA